A stretch of the Erpetoichthys calabaricus chromosome 3, fErpCal1.3, whole genome shotgun sequence genome encodes the following:
- the LOC127527289 gene encoding cilia- and flagella-associated protein 61-like: MHLFVAQADCALEGAKEIIRTVFNAVPELHYIFLFIPSTVSLEPSLEAVFEPVLDPETVCQYTAFITHRHLHFPVLRVRKAR, encoded by the exons ATGCACTTATTTGTGGCACAAGCTGATTGTGCTTTAGAAGGTGCTAAAGAAATCATCAG aaCCGTTTTCAATGCTGTCCCAGAACTacattatatatttcttttcattcCAAGCACTGTTTCTTTAG AGCCATCACTGGAAGCTGTGTTTGAGCCTGTCCTAGATCCAGAAACAGTGTGTCAATACACTGCTTTTATTACTCATCGCCATCTGCATTTCCCAGTACTTCGGGTCCGTAAGGCGAGGTGA
- the LOC127527097 gene encoding crooked neck-like protein 1 codes for MSEVWISYTQFELSVESGERLMKCRQIYEEANKALRNSEEKEERLLLLESWRDFESEFGTEATKDRVRKLIPEKVKKRRKLQAEDGSDAGWEEYYDYIFPEDAANQPHLKLLAMAKMWKKQQQTSPADEYNDDSAEAESVS; via the exons atgtcggaa GTTTGGATTAGCTATACTCAGTTTGAACTGTCTGTGGAAAGTGGGGAGCGCTTGATGAAGTGCCGGCAGATTTATGAAGAAGCTAACAAGGCTCTGCGTAACagtgaagaaaaggaagagagacTTTTATTGCTGGAATCTTGGAGAGACTTTGAATCAGAATTCGGTACTGAGGCAACAAAAGACAGAGTAAGGAAACTGATTCCAGAGAAAGTcaagaaaagaagaaagctgCAAGCCGAGGATGGC TCGGATGCTGGCTGGGAAGAGTATTATGATTACATTTTCCCTGAAGACGCTGCCAACCAGCCTCATCTCAAACTGCTTGCAATGgctaaaatgtggaaaaaacagCAACAGACCAGCCCTGCTGATGAATACAATGATGATAGTGCTGAAGCTGAAAGTGTATCTTAG